Sequence from the Thermococcus sp. genome:
TTTCAACTTTACTCGGAACCATTCTGCCCCCGCAGAAGGGACACTTCCTCGTCTCTACCATGGAAACCACCAAACCTATAAACCCCCTGGACTTTTTATCCATTATGCTCCTGAGGTTCGGGCAACTCAAGAAAGTCGGTGGGGTCCACATAAACCCGTCAAATCTTAAAGTAATTCCGTTAATCCTCCGCGACTGGAGGGATTTCCTGAGCTTGGACGAGAAGACATATGGGGTCTATGCAAGAACGATATACAACCCGATGGAGAGATTCCTCGTCGTGAACGGGGAAGATGAGAGAAAAGCCCGGGAGCTGGAAGGCCTCTACCGCGAGCTCCTCAAAGACCCCCTACGGTTCTGCCGCGAGGAGTACTACCGCTATCAGCTCAGGGTGGGCGAGTTCGATGGCCTTCCCTTCGCCAACGGCTGGGTTGGTTCAGGGGTTGTCCTTGTCGGCGAAGCGCCGGGAAGGAAGGGCTGCGGAAAGACCGGGATATGCTTCTACCGCGACGCCTCGGGCATGTTGCTTAGGAAGACGCTCTTCACTCTGAGCATCAACCCGGACTTTCTTTACATCACCAACGTCGTGAAGTGCAACCCGCCAGATAACAG
This genomic interval carries:
- a CDS encoding uracil-DNA glycosylase family protein → MLLRFGQLKKVGGVHINPSNLKVIPLILRDWRDFLSLDEKTYGVYARTIYNPMERFLVVNGEDERKARELEGLYRELLKDPLRFCREEYYRYQLRVGEFDGLPFANGWVGSGVVLVGEAPGRKGCGKTGICFYRDASGMLLRKTLFTLSINPDFLYITNVVKCNPPDNRLRGFGEGELELLARELEALKPRTIFAIGRTAEKALKRLGFEFTYLKHPAWYVRRGIREPNEGMLEEYSAIGEVFGEWGF